The Candidatus Nanosynbacter featherlites DNA window CAAGATGCTGGAAAAAATAAGGAATCAGCCATACGAAGCAAATATGTGCTCAATGACAAGGACTTAGAAAAAATCCGCCAAACGCCGCATGTAAAAACGGTAACACCGGCGTATTCAACTGATGGTGTCGCCTATGCTAAGAGCTCAGCGAATGGTAAGAAATTTGCGCTGACTGTGGCTGTTAAAATGGACAGGACTCGGGCAGAATTGGCGGCGGGGTCACTGGAAGATTTCATGCCAAAGCCGGGTGAGATTATCATCCCGGATGATTATGTGAAGCAGTTGGGCTTTAAGGATGCGCAGTCGGCAATTGGTCAGACGATAACCTTGGGTGTGCGCAGTGCAGCGCAGGGTGGAGACGTTGCCAAAGAGGTGTCGTTCAAGATCGCGGCGGTGGACAAAAAGTCAGACACTGTTTTGTTCTATGAGCCAATGTTGAGAATTTCAACAGCTGATGCTAAGGCTATCTATGAATTTAGCCACGACAAGAGCCAACCGCATCAGTATTCAACGGCGATTGCTATGGTGGATGACGAGAGCAATGTTGATACTGCTAAAGACGTGATCGGCAAAGATTATAATGCATACTCAATTCAGGATATTCGGAAGGCGCTACTAACGATGGTTAATGTAGCGCAGGTGGCGCTGGCGGCATTTGGCGGATTGGCGCTGCTCGCTAGTGTGTTTGGAATTGTGAACACTATGTATATTTCGGTACTGGAGCGAACTAGTCAAATTGGCTTGATGAAAGCGCTCGGGATGCGTGGTCGTGATATTGGTAAGTTGTTCCGCTATGAGGCGGCATGGGTCGGTTTGTTAGGTGGATTGATTGGTGTTGGGCTGGCAAGTTTGGTGACGTTGTTAAACCCTATGATTACTAATGCTTTGGGATTGGGAGCAGGGACAAACCTACTGGTTATCAATCCGCTGCAAATCGGGCTACTGGTATTTGGACTAGTGGTGATGGCGGTAATTTCTGGCTGGCTGCCGAGCCGCAAAGCAACAAAGCTAGACCCAATTGAGGCATTAAGGACTGAATAGGAGAAGTATCATGATTGAACTAAAAAATGTGACGAAGGTTTATGGCAAAAAGAAAAACCAATTTATGGCGCTGAAAAATGTCAGCTTGACCATTCCGACAGGGGCTAGTGTGGCTATCTTAGGTAAATCTGGCTCAGGAAAATCGACGCTGATGCATGCTATATCAGGGTTGGATAAGCCGCAGAAAGGCCAAGTGATTATCGATGGACAAGATATTTTGCAGCTGAAGCCAAAGCGAGTCGATGAGTTTCGCGCCAAGAAAATCGGCTTTATTTTTCAGAGTTTCTTTGTCCAGGGCAATGAGAGTGTGATTGATAATGTCAGTTTGCCGCTGGAAATTGCGCGGGTGCCGCGGAAGAAACGAGTACAGAAAATCAATGCGGCGCTCAAGGCAGTGGACCTGTATGACAAGCGCAAGAACCGTGCTAAGGATTTGTCGGGCGGACAGAAACAGCGCTTGGCCATCGCTCGGGCGATTGTCGGTGATCCGCAAATTATCTTTGCTGACGAACCGACTGGTAATTTGGACAGTGAAACAGGTGCGAAAGTGGAGGAATTGCTGTTTGATTATAATAGGCAAAGGGGTGTAACATTGATCATAGTGACGCATGACGCTGATTTGGCGAAAAAATGTGATCATCAAATTATCATCAAAGACGGTCGGGTTGAGCAATCAACGGTGCCAGGAGGTATAAAGCATGGACGTTAGTGCTTACGCGGAGAGCCTGGCGATTCAGCTGCGTAAAGGCTTTCTGGTGTACTGCGTACTGTTAGTGTGTGCTAAACAACCGCAGTACACTGGTGATATCGTCAAGCAACTGAGCGATTCGGACTTGATGGTAGTGGAAGGCACGATTTATCCACTACTGAGTCGTTTACAAAAATATGGCTACCTTAAGCACGAATGGCAGGAAAGCGAACAAGGACCGCCGCGCAAATATTATTCACTTACTGACACTGGCGCGCAGCTAGTGGATGAATTGAAAGATCGTATAAAAATGTTGAACACTTCGCTAAAAAATCTTGAGAAAGGAGCAAAGCGATGAAAGAAATAACCAGAATCCATTTGGCAAAAACGCCGTTTAGCGTGGAGGTTGATGCCAAAAAATCGTTGGAACAATACCTTGATTCAATTCAGAAAAATATGCACGCGGAGCCAGAGGCTATGCGCGAAATTGAGGCGCGAATGGTGGAGCTTTTGGCGGAACGTGGCGTGTCGAAGGACGGTGTCATTAGCCACGATGATGTTTTGGCGGTGCAAAAACAAATGGGTGAACCACAGGATTTTGCTGATGGTGAAGCGCCAGAGATGAGTGACGATGCAGCTGAGGCCAGTGCAAGCAAGCCGACCAAGCGATTGATGCGCGATCCAGATAACGCAATTTTGGGTGGCGTGTGTGCTGGGATCGCTGCCTACTGGGGGATTAATCCTTTGTGGGTACGCTTGTTGTTCATTTTTTCACCATTTATCACTTTTGGTACCTCGCTACTGATTTACATTGTATTGTGGATCAGTATGCCAGAAGCACAAACGGCAGCTGAAAAATTACAGATGCGGGGAGAAGAGGTGACGCTGGATAGTCTGAAAAATTTTTCTTTCACCGATAATAAAAAGACCCAGGTGAAAAACACGTTCATCAAAGTCTCGCAGGTATTTGTTTCACTTATGTTAATCATGATCACCTTTGGATTATTAGTCGCTGTACCAGTGGGGTTATTTGCTGGTGTAAGTGTCATTAGCTGGATGGATGGTTTTTCCGCACAGCCGTGGGCTTTAGGTCTATTAATTTCTGCACTTGTTGGCGGTGCTGCTGCGGTGACGCTGTTTGGCGTGTTGACGGCTAGCGCAATCAAGTGGAAGTTTACGCGAACGGCATTGATTGCGGTGGTGATTAGTACTGTTATTGGGGCATTTTGTATCTCAAGCTCGGCGATCTTTGGCACGCAAACCTTGCGAGAGCTGGCGCGGGATGAAGAGCGTTTGACAAAAACAATGACCGTGGAGCTACCAAAGAATCTTGAAGGCGTTAAATATGCTGATGTAACCAGTAATGGCCTGGTTGACAGGCAAGCCATATCATCTCAAGAAACCAAAGTTGAAGTAAAATATTTCTCACGTAAAGATGGTAAGGCACCAAAAGTACAAGCTGTTGTAGAAGGTGACACGCTTAAAATCAATATTGAACATGATTCGCAGTTATCTTGTTTGAATGAATCATTCTTCTGGGGTGTCCACTGCGGTGGTATCACAAGGGTTACTGTGTATGGATCGTTGCAATTGAAACCGGGGGACCAAGGCTCTGGTGACATTATTCCATACCCAGGTTCATCACGAACCAATGGCGCATTTTTGTAGAGAATCAACGGTTTGCTATAATAAACTCTATGAATATAAGTTGGTGGCAGGCAATTGTGCTAGGAATTATTGAGGGAATTACCGAATTCTTACCTATTTCTAGCACAGGCCATCTGACCATTGCTGAGAAATTGATGGGTATGCCTCTTGATGACGAGGGTCTGATTGCTTTTACGGCGATTATTCAGATTGGGGCTATAGCGGCGGCGATTATTTATTTTTGGCAGGATATTCAGCGAGTGTTGATCGCGTGGTGGCGTGGTTTGTGGTGGAAACGGGCACGACGGAAATTTGACTACAAGTATGGGTGGGCGATCATCATTGGTTCAGTGCCAATCGCGGTAGTGGGGCTGGTGTTCAAAGATGAAATTGAGACGGTACTGCGTAGTTTATGGTTCGTAGCTGGTGCGTTGATCGTCTGGAGTGGCGTGATGTGGCTGGCTGATAACTATGCCACTGCCAAACGCGTTGAAAAGGATACGACATGGAAAGACACGCTCGTTATTGGTTTAGGTCAATGTCTGTCGTTAATTCCCGGCGTGAGTCGATCTGGTGCCACGATATCAGTGGGGTTGTTGCGCGGGTTTGACCGAGTGACGGTGACGAAATTGAGTTTTTTCCTGGGGATTCCAGCGTTGGTGGCAGCGGGACTGTTGGAAGTCGTGACTAAATACAAGCATATTTCCGGCGGCGTTGGCTGGACGTCAACCATCATCGCGACGGTGGTTTCATTTGGCGTGGGTTACGTGGCAGTCGCATGGCTACTTAAATTCGTCCAAAACAATAACTTTCGCTCATTCATCGTCTACCGATTTGTGTTAGGATTGCTGTTGATGGTGCTACTGGGCGCGGGCATAATCTCTCACGTTTAAGCCAAAATTGGTATATAATGAGGGCATGCTAGACATCAAATTTATTCGAGAACATGCTGATTTGGTGCAAAAATCGGCAAATGATAAGGGATATGCCGTTGATATTGCGACATTGTTGCAATTGGATGACGAGCGCCGCGATTTACAAAAACAAGTTGAGGCACTGCGTGAACATCGAAATACAATTTCAGCGAAGATGAAAGGCGGCCGTCCAGATCAGGAGCTGATCGACCAGGGCAAGCAGCTGAAAATTGAGTTAGCAGAACGTGAGAGTTACCTGAAATCCACCGAGGAAAAAGTAGCCGCAATTCTGAAAAACGTGCCAAACATCACCTTTGATGATGTGCCGCTTGGCGGTGAGGAAGACTCGGTTGAGATAAAGGAGTACGGTGAGCATAAAACGAGCGCCAAGGATCATTTGGACTATGCTGTCAGTCGCGGTTGGGTTGATTTTGAGCGCGGTGCAAAAGTAGCTGGCGCGAAGTTTTACTATCTCAAGGGCGACCTGGCGCTGTTGGAAAATGCCGTGACGCAGTTTGCGCTGGATTATGTGACGAAGCAGGGCTTTACGTTCATGACTGTGCCGCACATGGTGAATTTGCGCACAGCTGAGGGCGCTGGCTTTACGCCAAAAGGTGAGGGTAGTAATGAATATGTGGTCGAGGGTGAGGATTTGACGCTGATTGGGACGGCGGAAATGCCGCTGACTGGCTATCACGCTGATGAGATTTTGGACGAGAAAGATTTGCCGCTGCTGTATACGGGATATAGCCCGTGCTACCGTAAAGAGGCGGGCACATATGGCAAGCACACACGCGGATTGTTCCGAGTGCACCAATTTAACAAATTGGAAATGTATGCCTTTTGTCTGCCAGAACAGTCCAAGGAGATTCATGAAAAAATCCTCAGTGTTGAGGAAGCGCTGTGGCAGCAAATTGGTATTTCGTACCACGTGGTGAATATCGCGGCGGGCGACTTGGGTGCGCCAGCTGCCAAAAAGTATGACATTGAATATTGGTCACCGGTCGATCAGACTTACCGCGAGCTGACCAGCTGCTCAAATTGTACGGACTATCAAGCGCGCGGTTTGAACATTCGGGTGCGGCGAGCGGACGGTAGCATTGAGTCGGTCCATACTTTGAATGGTACGGCAGTTTCGTTGGCGCGGTCATTGGTGGTGATTTTGGAAAACTTCCAGAACGAGGACGGCAGTTTGACAGTGCCAGAAGTGTTGCGACCGTATATGGGTGGACGTGAGCGAATTTAGTAACATACATGGTATAATGTAGGTATAACGAAGGAGGGATATGATTACCAATCTGACAATCACTGGTGTAAAGTACGAACTGAACGACACGACCAAACGGTATATTGAGAAAAAAATTGGTCCATTGGATCGGTTTTTGCCACGTCACGCTCGTAAAAGCGTTACGGCAGATGTGAAGATTAAGCAAATTGATAACCCTGGCGGCAACAAATATGAGGTTGAAGTTATCATCAATGTCCCAGACAAGGTCATCACTGCAAAAGACTCAACAATGAACGTGTTGGCGGCTGTGGACATCGTCGAGACCAAATTGAACGGTCAGTTGCGTCGCTACAAGGACGATACGTTGGCTCACGTTGGCCGTAGTCGTGGTGTGTTGGCGAAGTTTAAGCGCAGTTTCCGCCGCGGGTGAATTGTTTAGTATCGCTAAAATCAGAAAACACCATATATATGGTGTTTTCTCTTTAATTTTAGGTCAAAAAGGGTTACAATAGAAAGAGTTTTGAAAATGTCCGAAAGCGAGGGAGTTTTAAGGTTATGGCAATGACACAACAAAAAGCGCTGAGTAAAGTTTTTGGTGATCCGCAGAAGAAGATTTTGAAGCGGCTGGAAAAGCGTGTTGCAGTAATTAACGGTTTGTCTGGAAAGTATGAAAAACTGTCAGATGAGGAATTGCAGGCGCAGACAGAAGCGCTGAAAAAACGGCTGACGAAGAAGAATGTAACGCTGGATACGATTTTGCCAGATGCCTTTGCAGTGGCGCGTGAGGCGGCCAAGCGTGTCATCGGTGAGCGTCCGTATGATGTTCAGCTGATCGGTGGTATGGCGCTCCACGAGGGTAACGTGGCTGAGATGAAGACTGGTGAAGGTAAAACCTTGGTGGCGACGCTGCCGACCTATCTCAACGCGCTGGAAGGCAAGGGTGTTCACGTGGTGACCGTCAACGATTATCTGGCGCAGCGTGACGCTGGCTGGATGGGACAGGTGTATGACTTTTTGGGCTTGACAACTGGCGTGATTATCAACGAAGCATCGTTTGTCTATGATAAAGACTATGACAATGAGCATCACGACGATCCACGCATGCGCAAACTCCGCCCAGTTACGCGTAAAGAGGCCTACGCGGCAGACATTACCTATGGCACGAACAACGAGTTTGGTTTTGACTATCTACGCGACAACATGGTGAATGACGTCGCCTTGCTCAGGCAGCGAGAACTGAACTTTGCTATCGTTGACGAGGTGGACTCCATTCTGATCGACGAAGCGCGTACGCCGCTGATCATCTCGGCGCCAGCAGCGGAAAACCCGGACAACTACTACACCTTTGCCAAAGTTGCCAGTAAATTAGTGCCAGACGACTATGTTTTGGATGAAAAGCGCCGCAGTGTGGCCTTGACCGACGAGGGCGTGGAAAAAGTCCAAAAACTGCTGGGTATAAAAAATTTGTACACGCCAGACCACGTGCGCAGTGTGTATCATATGGACCAGGCGCTACGAGCACAAACATTGTTCAAGCGCGACAAAGATTATGTGGTGACCAATGATGGCGAAGTGATTATCGTCGATGAGCACACCGGTCGTTTGATGCAAGGACGTCGCTACAACGAAGGTTTGCACCAGGCAATTGAGGCCAAAGAAGGCGTGCCGGTACTAGAAGAAAGTATGACGCTAGCGACCATTTCGTTCCAGAATTATTTCCGTTTGTACAATAAACTTTCCGGTATGACTGGTACGGCATTTACCGAGGCGGAAGAGTTTCAACAAATTTATTCACTAGATGTTATCCAGATTCCGCCGAACAAGCCAGTGATTCGCGACGATAAAGAAGACCTGATTTTCAAGACCGAAAAGGGCAAGCTGAAAGCAGTGGCCGAAGCCATCAAAGAGTATCACAAGCAAGGCCGGCCAGTGCTGGTTGGTTCTGGCTCGATTGCCAAGAATGAGCAGATTGCCAAATATCTGGAAAAAGAAGGTATCAAGTTTGAGATTTTGAACGCTAAGAACAATGAGCGCGAGGCGGCTATCATTGAAAAGGCTGGTGAAAAGGGCGCGATTACACTGGCGACAAACATTGCTGGGCGTGGTACCGACATTAAGCTCGGCAAGGGTGTCAAGGAGTTGGGCGGCCTGGTGGTGATCGGCTCGGAGCGCCACGAGTCACGACGCATCGACAATCAGCTGCGCGGTCGTGGCGGTCGTCAGGGCGATCCAGGCGAGACGCAGTTCTACGTGTCGACCGAAGATGATTTGATGCGAATTTTCCAGGGCGAGCGCATCGCGGCGTTGATGGACCGGCTGGGCGTCGACGAAGAAACGCCAATTCAAAACCGCGCTGTGTCCAAGACATTGGAAGCAGCCCAGAAGCGTGTCGAAGGCTACAACTTTGATACGCGCAAAAATGTTGTTCAGTATGACAACGTCATCAATCGTCACCGTCGCGTGGTGTATGTCATGCGCCGCAAGATTTTGGAAGGCGATAATATTAAGCCGGAGATTGAACGCTTGCTCAAAGAAAAAGTGAACGATTCGACACAGCTGCCGCTCAAGAATAATCCTAATTTTGTGAAAGAATTTACTGCAGTTATCCCAGTTGACGAGGGCGCCCTGGTAAAGGCTGGTTCAGAGAAGAAAGATAAATCTCGCGTCCAAAAGGTGATGAAGCTGGCGCGTGAAGCGTATGCGGCGAAAGAGGAAGAAATTGGTGACGAAAACTTGCGTGGTGTTGAGCGAGAAGTCTACATGGCAGTGCTCGATACCTTGTGGATGCAGCACTTGGAAAACATGCAGCACCTACGCGAAGGCATTCATTGGCGCAGCGTTGGTCAGCGTGATCCATTGGTTGAGTATCGGTCAGAGTCACAAAAATTGTTCACGAGTTTGCAGAACAATTTGCGAGACGAAGTCTTGAGTACCATCTTCCGGGTACGCAAAGCTGACGCAACAGTGCAGCAATCACAAGATGATGAATACGACACTGAGCTCACTCGACTCGCTGAAACTGCTGTCGAGAAAGGTGTCAATGAGATCACATCTGGCGAAAAGAACCGCGATGATGATTTCTCAGTCAAAAAGGCCAAAACTGCTTCTGAAGCAAATCGCGCCAAAAATGCAGCGCGCAAGAAGAAAAAAGCACAGCGCCAAAACCGCAAAAAGAATCGGAAATAATCCATGAAGCACACAGTTGAAGAAGTACGACTAAAGAACGGTGCTCGGGGTTTGTTGATTGATGTGCCAGACGCTACGGTGATGAGCTTTCAGTTTCATTTTCGGGCGGGCAGCCGTTACGTGCGCGACAAAGACATCTATGAGACGGCGCACATCATGGAGCACATGTCATTTGGTGCTAATGAAAAATTCCGTTCACAGGCATTGTATGACCAAGAATTCGTCAAAAACGGCGCGTATTATAACGCCTATACGACAGAATATTCCATGGGGTATGAAGCATTTTGTGCTGATTTTGAATGGGACAGGGTGTTGGAATTGCAGCGGTTGGCTATCACGGTACCGCGTTTTAATGCCGAAGAATTGGAGGCTGAGAAGGGCAATGTGCGCTCGGAGCTGACAGGCTATCTGAACAATCACAACCGAGTGATGTGGCCACGGGTACAACAGGCGTTGGGTGAAGATATTTTGACGTACAATCAGCGACTCAAGACGATTGCTAACGTGACGTTGAAAGATATCAAAGAACACCACCGTCGAACACACACTTTGAAGAATATGCGCTTTGTGATCGCTGGTAAAATGACGGGGCGCAAGTCGCGCATCAAAGAGGCGCTGGAGGCTTGGCAATTGGAAGAGGGCGAACGCTTTGAAATTCCTAAGGACAATCTACACAGCGCCGGACCTCTGTTGATCAGGCGTAAAGAAGCTTCCAATCTGACATTTGGTTGGTCGATGATCGTGCCTCGTGAGATTAGCAATTCTGAAGCTGATGCCATGGGCTGTTTGAATCACATTTTGACTGGGACGTTTAATTCTCGCATTTTCGGGGCGGCCCGCAAGCGAGGACTGGCGTATAGCATTTTTAGTGATACTTCGGTTGGATTTTATGACTCGGCATGGGATTTTACCGGTCAGGTCAACTTGGAGACGGCCGAAGAGCTGTTTGATATCATCGTCAGTGAATTAAAGCGTGTGCTAAACGGTAAAATTTCCGCTGAAGATATCGAAAGTGCCAAGTCCTACTCTTTGGGGCGTTACCAAATGGGCGCGCAGACCGTTTCTCAGATCAGTAATTTTTATACCGGTCGCTATTTCTCAGATGATTTCGTGAAGGATTATACTGGGGTGCCAGCAGCGATTTTGGCAGTGACTGATGGAAAAATTGTGCAAGTGGCGCGTGAATTTTTCCAGGCTAACACCTGGGTGTTGGCTGGGGTGAGCTGTGGTGAAAAAGAACTACTGGAACGTATCCAAGAAAAGCTGGGAGCATTGTTCTAAGATGAAAATTGTTATTGCAGGATATGACGTAGAAGGTAGGTCGAGCTACGCGTATTTTCAGCGCAAGTTTCCAGACACACAGTTGATGATAGTGGATGAACGAGAACTACGTGACGTACCAGCGGGTGCGGAGGTTTGCACTGGTGCAGGGGTATTTTCTGATCAGTTTTATGACGTTGATATGGTAGTGAGAACGGCTGGATTGCCGCCAAGCCGTATCAAGACCAGTGGTACTATATGGTCGGCGACCAATGAGTTTTTCGCACAGTGTTCAGCGTCCATCATCGGCGTGACGGGGACAAAAGGTAAGGGGACGACTTGTAGTTTGATCACTAGTATACTGCGTGCTGCTGGCAAAACAGCCCATCTTGTTGGGAATATTGGTGTTCCATCGTTGGACGTGCTGCCACAGATTCAGCCAGATGATATCGTGGTGTATGAATTGAGCAGTTTTCAGTTGTGGGATTTGGAAAAATCTCCGCACGTTGCAGTCGTCTTGATGATTGAGCCAGACCATCTGGACAGGCACGATGATTTTGCTGATTATCTTGATGCAAAATCGCATATTGCCAAATTTCAAACGGCTCAAGATATCCTCATTTACAACAGGAATAATCAGTTTAGCCAGCAGATCGCTGCCAAGTCACCAGCGCGTCAGTTGTCATATCCGATTGATTTGTCAACGGACATGCAGCAAGCACTCAAATTGCCAGGCGTGCACAACCAGGAAAATGCTAGCGCGGCAGTGTTGGTAGCTAAGACGGTGATGCCGGAGTTGTCAGATGACGTGATTTGTCGGGGGCTTGCCGGTTTTACGGGCTTGCCACATCGGCTCAAGTTTGTGGCAGAAAAACGAGGAGTGAAGTTTTATGATGATAGCATCTCGACGACGCCAGGCAGTGCGGTGGCTGCATTGCGGTCATTTCAGCAGCCAAAGGTGATGCTCCTTGGTGGAGCAGACAAAGGCGGTGATTACACGGAGTTGGCCGAGGAATTAGCACGCTCACAGTCACTAAGAGGTGTTATTGTCAGTGGCGGCAATGCTGATGATATTGCAAAAGCGTTGCAAAAAGCTGGTTTGCCAGATGCGACGATAGTGCAAAAAGGCGTGATACCGATGACCGAAGTTGTGTGGTATGCCCTCGATATTGCTCAACCGGGAGATGTTGTAATTTTGAGTCCAGCTGCCGCTAGCTTTGACCAGTACGCAAACTACACAGCCCGTGGCGAAGCCTTTGTTGAGGCTGTCGCGGAGTTATAAGACACGGATCTGATGGTATAATGGGTTCTATGCAGCCATTGAAAAAACGGGTCCAATCTCTTCGCAGTGAAGTCATGCAGGCTAAACAAGCATTGCAGTTTGATGCGCTTGCTGAAGAATTGGCAGTACTAGAAGAGCAATTAAATCAGCCCGAGATTTGGAATAACCCCGACCATGCTCAGTCAGTCGCCAAAAAGGTAGCCGCGTTGCGTCAAACGGTGCAGCCGTGGCAGGTGTTGGGTGTTCAACTGGATGATTTGCTGGAACTCATGGAGCTGGGGGATGATGATTTGTTGGACGAGTTTACCAAGCAAATAGATGCTCTGGAGACGGAATTCTCGGCCCGCAAGACAGATCTATTGTTTAGCGGGAAATATGATGGTCGTGAGGCGGTGGTTCGCATCTCGGCAGGTGTTGGTGGCTTGGATGCTCAAGATTTTGCGCAGATGCTGGAGCGTATGTATTTGCGGTGGGCGGAACGATCTGGCATGAAAACTGATGTTTTGGAGCGGTCTGCGAATGATGATGGTGGTTTGAAAACCGTTGTGTTGGAAATATCGGGACCGTTTGCGTATGGTAAATTGCGCTCAGAAAATGGCGTGCATCGTTTGGTGCGACTCAGTCCGTTTAATGCTGATAATTTGCGCCAGACTAGCTTTGCGTTGGTTGAGGTGCTGCCAAAAATTGATACACCAGACGAAGTGGACATTGACCCGAGTGATCTAAAAATAGATGTTTACCGTAGTGGTGGCAAGGGTGGACAGGGAGTGAATACGACCGACTCAGCGGTTCGTGTCACGCACGTGCCGACGGGAATTGTAGTGGCGATTCAAAATGAGCGAAGTCAGATTCAAAACAAAGAAACTGCGTTGAAAATTTTGCGCTCAAAATTACTGGCAATGCAACTGGAACAGCACGCGGACAATTTGTCGGACCTTAGGGCTGGTGAATCAGCTAACTGGGGCAGTCAAATACGAAATTATGTGTTGCATCCGTACACCCTGGTTAAAGATACTCGGACCAAACATGAAGACCGAGATACGCAGGGTGTGCTAGACGGTAAGATTGATGATTTTATGACGGCATTTCTTAGTCAAAATGCGTCGAAAGACGAATAATATTTAGCTACCAAATATCCTTGACTTTTTAGCAATCAAGTGCTATCATTTGAATATGAAGGTGTTGGATTTTCAAAAGGTTCAGGAAATTGATTCTCACATTCAAGATTTGCTGAGTGAGTTGAGCACGCTCTACCGAGAGCGCAATGAGATTTTTTCTGGTGCAGACAAGGAAACCAAAGCAAAGAAGAATCGTCGTATTGCAAAGCAGTCAACGAACACTTTGGAAAACCTGGATTTTTCGACATTTGACTTGAGCCTCAAAGACTAGGTGAAAGCAGAAGCATTATATTCGCGCTTTTTGATAAAAAGTGTTACACTAATACAGTATGATTCTGTTGGATAGGGTTACAAAGAGTTACACCAAAACAGGCAAGCCTGCCATCAATCGCGTCAGCGTGCATGTGAAGGCCGGGGAGTTTGTCATTTTGGTTGGTACGAGCGGTGCTGGTAAATCAACATTGTTGAAATTATTAACGCGTGAAGAAAAGCCTTCAAGTGGCAAGATTGTTGTTGGTGGTATTGATTACGACACGCTCAAAGACAAGCACATTCCGTTATTGCGTCGAAAAATTGGTGTTGTATTCCAGGATTTTAAACTGCTACCAAACCGAACGGTGTTTGAGAATGTGGCCTTTGCGCTGGAGATTGCCGGGATGACTAACCGTGAGATCAAGTCGACCGTGCCAAAAGTCATTGAACTAGTCGGACTCAAAGGCAAAGAAAAGAACTTCCCACATCAGCTATCTGGTGGTGAGCGCCAGCGAGTGGCGATCGCCAGAGCAGTGGTGCGCCAGCCAAAGATATTGATCGCTGATGAGCCGACGGGTAACCTTGACCCTAAGCACAGTTGGGATATCGTGCGGCTGCT harbors:
- the secA gene encoding preprotein translocase subunit SecA, translated to MAMTQQKALSKVFGDPQKKILKRLEKRVAVINGLSGKYEKLSDEELQAQTEALKKRLTKKNVTLDTILPDAFAVAREAAKRVIGERPYDVQLIGGMALHEGNVAEMKTGEGKTLVATLPTYLNALEGKGVHVVTVNDYLAQRDAGWMGQVYDFLGLTTGVIINEASFVYDKDYDNEHHDDPRMRKLRPVTRKEAYAADITYGTNNEFGFDYLRDNMVNDVALLRQRELNFAIVDEVDSILIDEARTPLIISAPAAENPDNYYTFAKVASKLVPDDYVLDEKRRSVALTDEGVEKVQKLLGIKNLYTPDHVRSVYHMDQALRAQTLFKRDKDYVVTNDGEVIIVDEHTGRLMQGRRYNEGLHQAIEAKEGVPVLEESMTLATISFQNYFRLYNKLSGMTGTAFTEAEEFQQIYSLDVIQIPPNKPVIRDDKEDLIFKTEKGKLKAVAEAIKEYHKQGRPVLVGSGSIAKNEQIAKYLEKEGIKFEILNAKNNEREAAIIEKAGEKGAITLATNIAGRGTDIKLGKGVKELGGLVVIGSERHESRRIDNQLRGRGGRQGDPGETQFYVSTEDDLMRIFQGERIAALMDRLGVDEETPIQNRAVSKTLEAAQKRVEGYNFDTRKNVVQYDNVINRHRRVVYVMRRKILEGDNIKPEIERLLKEKVNDSTQLPLKNNPNFVKEFTAVIPVDEGALVKAGSEKKDKSRVQKVMKLAREAYAAKEEEIGDENLRGVEREVYMAVLDTLWMQHLENMQHLREGIHWRSVGQRDPLVEYRSESQKLFTSLQNNLRDEVLSTIFRVRKADATVQQSQDDEYDTELTRLAETAVEKGVNEITSGEKNRDDDFSVKKAKTASEANRAKNAARKKKKAQRQNRKKNRK
- a CDS encoding M16 family metallopeptidase, producing MKHTVEEVRLKNGARGLLIDVPDATVMSFQFHFRAGSRYVRDKDIYETAHIMEHMSFGANEKFRSQALYDQEFVKNGAYYNAYTTEYSMGYEAFCADFEWDRVLELQRLAITVPRFNAEELEAEKGNVRSELTGYLNNHNRVMWPRVQQALGEDILTYNQRLKTIANVTLKDIKEHHRRTHTLKNMRFVIAGKMTGRKSRIKEALEAWQLEEGERFEIPKDNLHSAGPLLIRRKEASNLTFGWSMIVPREISNSEADAMGCLNHILTGTFNSRIFGAARKRGLAYSIFSDTSVGFYDSAWDFTGQVNLETAEELFDIIVSELKRVLNGKISAEDIESAKSYSLGRYQMGAQTVSQISNFYTGRYFSDDFVKDYTGVPAAILAVTDGKIVQVAREFFQANTWVLAGVSCGEKELLERIQEKLGALF
- the ftsE gene encoding cell division ATP-binding protein FtsE; the encoded protein is MILLDRVTKSYTKTGKPAINRVSVHVKAGEFVILVGTSGAGKSTLLKLLTREEKPSSGKIVVGGIDYDTLKDKHIPLLRRKIGVVFQDFKLLPNRTVFENVAFALEIAGMTNREIKSTVPKVIELVGLKGKEKNFPHQLSGGERQRVAIARAVVRQPKILIADEPTGNLDPKHSWDIVRLLEKINKYGTTVLLTTHNVDIVNKLKRRVITIDHGKITSDQARGTYKQ
- the prfB gene encoding peptide chain release factor 2, with the protein product MQPLKKRVQSLRSEVMQAKQALQFDALAEELAVLEEQLNQPEIWNNPDHAQSVAKKVAALRQTVQPWQVLGVQLDDLLELMELGDDDLLDEFTKQIDALETEFSARKTDLLFSGKYDGREAVVRISAGVGGLDAQDFAQMLERMYLRWAERSGMKTDVLERSANDDGGLKTVVLEISGPFAYGKLRSENGVHRLVRLSPFNADNLRQTSFALVEVLPKIDTPDEVDIDPSDLKIDVYRSGGKGGQGVNTTDSAVRVTHVPTGIVVAIQNERSQIQNKETALKILRSKLLAMQLEQHADNLSDLRAGESANWGSQIRNYVLHPYTLVKDTRTKHEDRDTQGVLDGKIDDFMTAFLSQNASKDE
- the murD gene encoding UDP-N-acetylmuramoyl-L-alanine--D-glutamate ligase — its product is MKIVIAGYDVEGRSSYAYFQRKFPDTQLMIVDERELRDVPAGAEVCTGAGVFSDQFYDVDMVVRTAGLPPSRIKTSGTIWSATNEFFAQCSASIIGVTGTKGKGTTCSLITSILRAAGKTAHLVGNIGVPSLDVLPQIQPDDIVVYELSSFQLWDLEKSPHVAVVLMIEPDHLDRHDDFADYLDAKSHIAKFQTAQDILIYNRNNQFSQQIAAKSPARQLSYPIDLSTDMQQALKLPGVHNQENASAAVLVAKTVMPELSDDVICRGLAGFTGLPHRLKFVAEKRGVKFYDDSISTTPGSAVAALRSFQQPKVMLLGGADKGGDYTELAEELARSQSLRGVIVSGGNADDIAKALQKAGLPDATIVQKGVIPMTEVVWYALDIAQPGDVVILSPAAASFDQYANYTARGEAFVEAVAEL